One segment of Ipomoea triloba cultivar NCNSP0323 chromosome 12, ASM357664v1 DNA contains the following:
- the LOC116000443 gene encoding B-box zinc finger protein 19 isoform X2, with product MLVRALPPYSSAPPTRLLFAVLAMKNRVLQVHMCNKLASRHVRVGLADPSKVQRCDICENAPAFFYCEIDGSSLCLQCDMMVHVGGKRTHGRYLLIRQRIEFPGDKSGPLDEPGLQPTEKAEPRREPNHPFKLMMKENKPTNRDSAVTMLDKNADVGSKMENKLIDLNTRPHRMQGQASANQEPGIDGLSDNNHEPGCVIPIGPLKRETEK from the exons ATGCTTGTGAGAGCGCTGCCGCCATACTCTTCTGCGCCGCCGACGAGGCTGCTCTTTGCCGTGCTTGCGATGAAAAA CCGAGTCTTGCAGGTCCATATGTGTAACAAGCTCGCCAGTCGACACGTACGAGTTGGGCTTGCTGACCCCAGCAAAGTCCAACGTTGTGATATATGCGAAAATGCACCCG CTTTCTTTTACTGTGAGATAGATGGAAGTTCACTATGTTTGCAATGTGATATGATGGTTCATGTTGGAGGTAAAAGAACACATGGAAGATATCTCCTTATAAGGCAGAGAATTGAG TTTCCTGGGGATAAATCTGGCCCATTAGATGAGCCTGGACTACAACCTACAGAAAAAGCTGAACCAAGGCGGGAGCCAAATCACCCATTTAAGCTCATGATGAAAGAGAACAAACCAACTAACAGGGACAGTGCTGTCACTATGCTAGACAAAAATGCTGATGTTGGTAGTAAAATGGAGAATAAACTGATTGATCTCAATACTAGACCTCATAGAATGCAAGGTCAAGCTTCTGCTAACCAG GAACCAGGAATCGATGGGCTTAGTGATAACAACCACGAGCCAGGCTGTGTAATCCCTATTGGACCCTTGAAAAGAGAGACAGAAAAGTGA
- the LOC116000443 gene encoding B-box zinc finger protein 19 isoform X1 yields MRTLCDACESAAAILFCAADEAALCRACDEKVHMCNKLASRHVRVGLADPSKVQRCDICENAPAFFYCEIDGSSLCLQCDMMVHVGGKRTHGRYLLIRQRIEFPGDKSGPLDEPGLQPTEKAEPRREPNHPFKLMMKENKPTNRDSAVTMLDKNADVGSKMENKLIDLNTRPHRMQGQASANQEPGIDGLSDNNHEPGCVIPIGPLKRETEK; encoded by the exons ATGAGAACGTTGTGTGATGCTTGTGAGAGCGCTGCCGCCATACTCTTCTGCGCCGCCGACGAGGCTGCTCTTTGCCGTGCTTGCGATGAAAAA GTCCATATGTGTAACAAGCTCGCCAGTCGACACGTACGAGTTGGGCTTGCTGACCCCAGCAAAGTCCAACGTTGTGATATATGCGAAAATGCACCCG CTTTCTTTTACTGTGAGATAGATGGAAGTTCACTATGTTTGCAATGTGATATGATGGTTCATGTTGGAGGTAAAAGAACACATGGAAGATATCTCCTTATAAGGCAGAGAATTGAG TTTCCTGGGGATAAATCTGGCCCATTAGATGAGCCTGGACTACAACCTACAGAAAAAGCTGAACCAAGGCGGGAGCCAAATCACCCATTTAAGCTCATGATGAAAGAGAACAAACCAACTAACAGGGACAGTGCTGTCACTATGCTAGACAAAAATGCTGATGTTGGTAGTAAAATGGAGAATAAACTGATTGATCTCAATACTAGACCTCATAGAATGCAAGGTCAAGCTTCTGCTAACCAG GAACCAGGAATCGATGGGCTTAGTGATAACAACCACGAGCCAGGCTGTGTAATCCCTATTGGACCCTTGAAAAGAGAGACAGAAAAGTGA